In Psychrobacter immobilis, a single genomic region encodes these proteins:
- a CDS encoding NADP-dependent oxidoreductase, whose product MTKMNKQWRLKARPVGEPSVETWDYTETEIPTITDGQLLIKVEYISIDPAMRGWLNDAKSYIAPVQIGEVMRAGTVGEVIESKHENFAVGDYVAGHNGVQSYAVSDGTGLHKVDPNLAPLSYYLGVLGMPGMTGYFGLLKTGQPKAGETVVVSGAAGAVGSLVGQIAKIKGCRVVGIAGGAEKCKFLVDELGFDATIDYKNEDVKKALKKTCPDGVDVYFDNVGGDILNDVLTQINLHARIVICGAISQYNNTTEVKGPSNYLSLLVNRARMEGIVVFDNLKEYPVAMKDIAGWIQSGDIKVKDHIVEGIETFPDTLMMLFKGENFGKLVLKVEG is encoded by the coding sequence ATGACAAAAATGAATAAACAATGGCGCTTAAAAGCAAGACCTGTTGGCGAGCCTAGTGTCGAGACTTGGGATTATACCGAAACAGAAATACCGACGATCACCGATGGTCAGCTGCTGATTAAGGTTGAATATATCTCTATCGATCCGGCGATGCGTGGTTGGCTCAACGATGCCAAATCTTATATCGCACCAGTACAGATTGGTGAAGTCATGCGCGCTGGTACGGTCGGTGAAGTGATTGAGAGTAAGCATGAAAATTTTGCGGTTGGCGACTATGTGGCGGGTCACAATGGCGTACAGTCCTATGCGGTCAGTGATGGCACTGGTCTGCATAAAGTCGATCCAAATCTAGCACCGCTGTCTTATTACTTGGGCGTACTCGGTATGCCGGGTATGACAGGGTATTTTGGTCTGCTAAAAACAGGTCAGCCAAAAGCAGGTGAGACTGTTGTCGTCTCTGGCGCTGCTGGTGCCGTTGGTAGCTTGGTTGGTCAGATTGCCAAGATCAAAGGTTGCCGTGTCGTTGGTATCGCAGGCGGTGCTGAGAAATGTAAATTCTTAGTCGATGAGCTTGGGTTCGATGCAACGATTGACTACAAAAACGAAGATGTGAAAAAAGCATTGAAGAAAACCTGTCCTGATGGAGTCGATGTGTACTTTGACAACGTCGGTGGTGATATCTTGAATGACGTGCTCACACAAATAAACTTGCATGCGCGTATCGTTATTTGCGGTGCGATTAGTCAGTATAACAACACCACAGAAGTCAAAGGTCCCTCGAACTATCTATCATTATTGGTCAATCGTGCCCGCATGGAAGGCATCGTGGTATTCGATAATCTCAAAGAATATCCAGTCGCCATGAAAGACATCGCTGGCTGGATTCAGTCAGGTGATATCAAAGTAAAAGATCATATCGTTGAAGGTATCGAGACGTTCCCAGATACCTTGATGATGCTCTTTAAAGGTGAGAACTTTGGCAAACTGGTACTTAAGGTAGAGGGATAG
- a CDS encoding acyl-CoA dehydrogenase, with translation MAADTLINDFELPFQLYDVLGTENLTEHSKFSEHSRETFDAVLDTANKIATDLFLPHNHVADKNEPQFDGKKVSMINDVKVAFDAFRESGFIAGRYSFEDGGMQLPETVMTAVAGYFMAANPSTTAYPFLTTAAINVISHFASDDIKAAFMPRMLTGEFTGTMALTEPHAGSSLADIKTTAVKQDDGSYRVKGSKIYISAGDHELSDNIVHLVLAKIPGGPGGVKGISLFAVPKYRLNDDLSVGERNDVHLTGLIHKLGYRGATSTALSFGDEGECHGYLIGEEHFGLRYMFKMMNEARIAVGFGASMIGYRGYQYSLDYAKDRTQGRIAPNNKPEDAATAIIQHGDVKRMLLAQKAYSEGGISLCLYGSNLIDRINTCEDETLKNELTELLDLLTPVLKAWPSEYGPKANDLGIQVLGGAGYTREYQAEQFWRDNRLNPIHEGTNGVQALDLSFRKLWQKGGLGIQILKREITQDLENITTPESAKLAGKLMPYMGHLNEVLVHLSKALQTKEAVTLTGNAQALMNIFASIVLSWIWIRQASKAEQLLSTTQDAEQQNFYKGKIQAAKYFIDWELPLVKRDIELLTNTNSVCTDMQTEWF, from the coding sequence ATGGCAGCAGATACGCTAATCAATGACTTTGAGTTACCGTTCCAATTATATGATGTATTGGGCACTGAAAATTTAACCGAGCATTCAAAATTTTCAGAACACAGCCGCGAGACATTCGATGCGGTATTAGATACGGCAAACAAGATCGCGACCGATTTGTTTTTGCCACACAACCATGTTGCAGACAAGAATGAACCGCAGTTCGATGGCAAAAAAGTCAGCATGATAAACGATGTCAAAGTCGCTTTTGATGCGTTTCGTGAGTCGGGCTTTATTGCGGGCCGTTATAGTTTTGAAGATGGCGGCATGCAGTTACCTGAAACGGTTATGACAGCAGTGGCAGGCTACTTTATGGCAGCCAACCCATCAACGACTGCCTATCCGTTTTTGACAACAGCGGCAATCAATGTTATCTCACACTTTGCCAGTGATGATATCAAAGCTGCCTTTATGCCGCGTATGCTGACGGGTGAATTCACTGGAACGATGGCACTAACAGAGCCACATGCTGGCTCATCACTTGCTGATATCAAAACCACTGCAGTAAAACAAGACGATGGCTCGTATCGCGTAAAAGGCAGCAAGATTTATATCTCAGCAGGTGACCACGAACTGTCTGACAATATTGTCCATTTGGTATTAGCCAAAATTCCAGGCGGTCCTGGCGGTGTCAAAGGTATCTCTTTATTTGCGGTGCCAAAGTATCGCTTAAACGATGACTTGTCTGTTGGCGAGCGCAACGACGTGCATTTGACTGGACTCATTCATAAGCTTGGTTATAGAGGTGCTACCTCTACGGCATTGAGCTTTGGTGATGAAGGCGAGTGCCATGGCTATCTCATCGGCGAAGAGCATTTTGGCTTGCGCTACATGTTCAAAATGATGAATGAGGCACGTATCGCGGTTGGTTTTGGTGCATCGATGATTGGCTATCGTGGTTATCAGTATTCGCTCGATTATGCCAAAGACCGTACCCAAGGCCGAATTGCACCGAACAATAAACCTGAAGATGCCGCTACTGCTATCATTCAGCATGGTGACGTAAAGCGTATGTTACTCGCGCAAAAAGCCTACTCTGAAGGCGGCATTTCATTATGTCTATATGGCTCAAACTTGATTGACCGTATCAACACTTGTGAAGACGAAACCCTAAAAAACGAGCTAACAGAGTTATTAGACCTGCTCACGCCAGTACTAAAAGCATGGCCATCTGAGTATGGGCCAAAAGCCAATGATTTAGGTATCCAAGTATTGGGTGGTGCAGGCTATACGCGTGAGTATCAGGCTGAGCAGTTCTGGCGTGACAATCGTCTAAATCCTATTCATGAAGGCACGAATGGCGTGCAGGCATTGGATTTGTCATTTCGTAAGTTATGGCAAAAAGGTGGTCTGGGTATTCAAATCCTCAAACGTGAAATCACACAGGATCTAGAAAATATCACTACACCTGAGAGCGCTAAATTGGCAGGTAAATTGATGCCTTACATGGGTCACTTGAATGAAGTATTGGTGCATCTCAGCAAAGCGTTACAAACCAAAGAAGCCGTGACATTGACGGGCAACGCGCAAGCACTGATGAATATCTTTGCCTCGATTGTGCTGAGCTGGATTTGGATTCGTCAAGCGAGTAAAGCTGAGCAGCTATTAAGTACCACGCAAGATGCTGAGCAACAGAATTTTTATAAAGGTAAGATACAAGCGGCAAAGTATTTTATCGATTGGGAATTACCATTAGTTAAACGCGACATCGAATTATTAACCAACACCAACTCTGTTTGCACTGATATGCAAACAGAATGGTTCTAA
- a CDS encoding GlxA family transcriptional regulator: MPYFKPFKVIIIGFDGVLGSALTGALDLFSFTGVSWQRFLDEPVEPRFNVQIASVGGVDIRCSNRLIMQAHCDIQDVAECDLLLIPTIGDSIDKVLSRNAALIPHLTRLADTKSDIASNCSGAFFLAKAGLLDNRIATTHWGYASKFKADFPLVDLQENQFVTHSKSKSDSQSGNIFCAAGGSAFYDLGLLLIERYCGREISTQVAKTQIIDSKRGNQNSYTNVTLHKPHSDQLIKQLQEFIEENFYQTIQVSGLATMVNITPRTLNRRFQSAVAMRPIEYIQAVRIEQAKRLLEVGDVTIKSLAEQVGYDDISSFTRLFKRATELTPKEYQDKFSRLAI; this comes from the coding sequence ATGCCTTATTTCAAACCCTTTAAAGTCATCATCATCGGATTCGATGGTGTGCTCGGCAGTGCATTGACAGGCGCATTAGATTTATTCTCATTTACGGGTGTCAGTTGGCAACGATTTTTAGATGAGCCAGTAGAGCCAAGATTCAATGTGCAGATAGCAAGCGTTGGTGGCGTAGATATCAGATGTAGCAATCGATTAATCATGCAAGCGCATTGCGATATTCAGGACGTGGCGGAATGCGACTTGCTATTGATTCCGACGATTGGTGATTCAATCGATAAGGTACTGAGCCGAAATGCAGCGTTAATACCCCATCTAACGCGGTTGGCAGATACCAAGTCAGACATAGCCAGCAACTGTAGCGGTGCTTTCTTTTTGGCAAAGGCAGGATTATTAGATAATAGAATCGCCACCACGCACTGGGGCTACGCCAGTAAATTCAAGGCGGACTTTCCGCTCGTTGACTTACAAGAAAACCAGTTTGTCACGCACTCAAAGAGTAAATCAGACAGTCAGTCGGGTAATATATTTTGTGCGGCAGGTGGTAGTGCATTTTATGATTTGGGATTGTTATTAATAGAGCGTTACTGCGGACGTGAGATTTCTACTCAAGTAGCCAAAACCCAAATCATCGATAGTAAACGAGGCAATCAAAACAGCTATACCAACGTGACGTTGCACAAACCGCATTCAGACCAACTCATTAAGCAGCTACAAGAATTCATTGAGGAAAATTTTTATCAGACTATTCAGGTAAGCGGGTTGGCTACCATGGTCAATATCACCCCACGGACGTTGAACAGGCGCTTTCAGTCTGCTGTTGCTATGCGCCCGATTGAGTATATTCAGGCCGTCAGAATTGAGCAGGCAAAACGCCTATTAGAGGTGGGAGATGTGACCATAAAATCGCTTGCCGAGCAAGTTGGCTATGATGATATCTCTTCGTTCACACGCCTATTCAAACGCGCGACAGAGCTAACTCCCAAAGAATATCAAGATAAATTTTCGCGGTTAGCGATTTAG
- a CDS encoding LD-carboxypeptidase — protein sequence MFFKSQLLTDDRNKNEHTAIETTSGLNRRQFLRRVGISAGTAALATQGVSQVFAASPIDPNNSPQLTKDDLPTALLGERSSSQPSLTQTRCITPTIETRLFASSNVGGSDDRNQLALERMACAGFKVNNPTITNRQYLRFAGTDSQRASDLQNLATGAIAAPKLLLGVRGGYGAMRILPMIDWLTLGRIMQERGTILAGFSDVTAIQCALLAKGDMSSLAAPMLYSEFGKAKPDEISCRQFVESLTNPNLTINISDASLTSQQLPSILTGTEPKTITGTIWGGNLSVVSALAGSEYLPRIDGGIVFLEDVGEQPYRIERMLYDLYLAGVFKGQQAIVFGALSGAGEDSYDKRYDVATVIRQLHELTGLPIYSGMRFGHIGQKSSFPLGATCQLTPNTDGGYQLAFTDYPTIKADAIQAEGLWQNT from the coding sequence ACAGATGATAGAAACAAAAATGAGCATACAGCGATTGAAACAACATCTGGGCTAAACCGTCGGCAGTTTTTGCGTCGAGTAGGTATCAGTGCGGGTACTGCTGCATTGGCGACGCAAGGTGTTTCTCAGGTATTTGCCGCCAGCCCTATCGACCCTAATAATAGTCCGCAGCTCACCAAGGATGATTTGCCAACCGCGTTATTGGGTGAGCGTTCATCCTCACAGCCGTCACTCACGCAAACACGCTGTATTACGCCAACGATTGAAACGCGACTTTTTGCCAGCTCTAATGTGGGCGGTAGCGATGACCGCAATCAATTGGCATTGGAGCGTATGGCCTGTGCAGGTTTCAAAGTAAATAATCCTACGATTACCAATCGGCAGTATCTGCGTTTTGCTGGTACGGATTCGCAGCGAGCCAGTGATTTACAAAACCTCGCTACTGGTGCAATAGCCGCCCCAAAATTGTTACTCGGCGTGCGCGGCGGCTATGGTGCAATGCGCATATTACCGATGATTGATTGGTTGACGCTAGGACGTATTATGCAGGAGCGCGGCACGATACTGGCGGGCTTTAGTGATGTGACTGCTATTCAGTGTGCGCTATTGGCAAAGGGTGATATGAGCTCACTCGCAGCACCGATGCTCTATAGTGAATTTGGCAAAGCCAAACCTGATGAGATCAGCTGTCGGCAGTTTGTTGAATCGTTAACTAATCCTAACCTCACTATCAATATATCAGACGCATCTCTAACCAGTCAGCAACTCCCTAGCATCTTGACAGGTACTGAGCCAAAAACTATCACTGGCACAATTTGGGGCGGTAATCTGAGTGTGGTATCAGCGCTGGCGGGTAGTGAGTATTTACCACGTATTGACGGCGGCATTGTGTTTTTGGAAGACGTGGGCGAGCAACCTTATCGTATCGAGCGCATGCTATATGACTTATATCTCGCAGGTGTGTTCAAAGGGCAGCAGGCGATTGTGTTTGGGGCATTATCTGGTGCAGGTGAGGACAGCTATGACAAGCGCTATGATGTCGCCACCGTGATTCGTCAACTGCATGAATTGACCGGATTACCCATTTATAGCGGCATGCGCTTTGGTCATATTGGACAAAAGAGTAGCTTTCCACTCGGTGCAACTTGTCAGCTAACACCTAATACTGATGGCGGGTATCAGCTAGCATTTACCGATTATCCAACCATTAAAGCTGATGCTATCCAAGCAGAAGGCTTGTGGCAAAATACTTAA